A genomic window from Xyrauchen texanus isolate HMW12.3.18 chromosome 15, RBS_HiC_50CHRs, whole genome shotgun sequence includes:
- the mios gene encoding GATOR complex protein MIOS: MSSGCKPDILCSPHHADRYVICDTELSLYRIGPAGTSETKAGALPVSKETAATLLAINSDTPYMKCVAWYPKQEPECLLAVGQANGRVVLTSLGQNHNSKCKELVGKEFVPKHARQCNTLAWNPVDSNWLAAGLDKHRADFSVLIWDISSKFSAEAVPTEKVRLSGDPDSGLVVTKPLYELGQNDACLSLCWLPRDNQKLLLAGMHRNLAIFDLRNTSQKTFVNTKAIQGVTVDPHFQDRVASFYEGQVAIWDLRKFEKPVFTLTEQSKPLTKVAWCPTRMGLLATLTRDSNIIRLYDMQHTPMPFGDEVEPSIIERSVQPCSESIISSFAWHPSAQNRMVRVSPNRVMNDFTVFERISLAWSSTTSLMWACGRHLYECAEGAGQGTTPNEKDIATKMRERAQSCYGHDTVQVWRNHVLAGGDDPQLRSLWYTLHFMKQYTENVEQKQQSNKQSLIYSGIKNIVKSSSGTTETWRCWLGSDRQTDVPRYHSEERSLALQLCGWIRRGPDIDVESFLKSLEQEGEWERAAAVALFNLDIRRAIQILNKGASTEKGDLNLNVVAMALSGYTDEKNSLWREMCSSLRLQLKKPYLCIMFAFLTSEPGAYDGVLDESRVAVRDRVAFACMFLNDTQLPRFIDKLTNEMKEAGNLEGVLLTGLTKDGVDLMESYVDHTGDVQTASFCMLKGSPGEVLKDPRVQCWIENYRNLLDAWRFWHKRAEFDIHRSKLDPSSKPLAQVFVSCNFCGKSISYSCSAMPHQGRGFSQYGVSGSPTKSKVTSCPGCRKPLPRCALCLMNMGTPVTSCPGTGKPDEKVDLTRDKKLAQFNNWFTWCHNCRHGGHAGHMLSWFRDHSECPVSACTCKCMQLDTTGNLVPSDSV; this comes from the exons ATGTCGAGCGGGTGTAAGCCAGATATCCTGTGTTCCCCTCATCACGCAGACCGTTATGTGATTTGTGACACCGAACTGAGCCTGTACCGGATTGGACCCGCAGGAACCTCAGAAACCAAAGCTGGCGCTCTTCCCGTATCCAAGGAGACGGCGGCCACACTGCTGGCCATCAACTCGGACACCCCTTATATGAAATGTGTGGCCTGGTATCCAAAGCAGGAACCTGAATGTTTGTTGGCGGTGGGACAGGCCAATGGCCGAGTTGTCCTGACCAGTCTGGGACAGAATCACAACTCCAAATGCAAAGAACTGGTAGGTAAAGAGTTTGTACCCAAGCATGCCCGACAATGCAACACCCTTGCATGGAACCCGGTGGACAGTAACTGGCTTGCGGCTGGTTTGGATAAACATCGGGCAGATTTCTCAGTGCTGATATGGGACATCAGTAGTAAGTTTTCTGCCGAGGCAGTACCCACTGAGAAAGTTCGTCTGTCGGGAGACCCAGATTCTGGGCTTGTAGTGACCAAGCCGTTGTACGAATTGGGTCAGAATGATGCATGTCTATCACTTTGTTGGCTCCCTCGTGATAATCAAAAGCTACTCTTGGCTGGGATGCACAGAAATCTGGCGATCTTTGACCTGCGGAACACCAGCCAAAAGACTTTTGTGAACACCAAAGCCATTCAGGGTGTAACAGTGGACCCTCACTTTCAAGATCGTGTAGCATCTTTCTACGAAGGCCAAGTGGCCATCTGGGATTTGCGCAAATTTGAGAAACCAGTCTTCACTTTAACGGAGCAGTCCAAACCTTTGACTAAAGTGGCATGGTGCCCGACTCGCATGGGCCTGCTGGCCACACTGACTCGCGACAGCAACATTATCCGGCTGTACGACATGCAACACACACCCATGCCCTTCGGCGACGAGGTCGAGCCCTCCATCATTGAGCGCAGCGTGCAGCCTTGCAGTGAGAGCATCATCAGTAGCTTTGCCTGGCATCCGTCGGCGCAGAACCGCATGGTAAGGGTGTCGCCCAACAGGGTCATGAATGACTTTACCGTTTTTGAGCGCATTTCATTGGCCTGGAGCTCAACCACTTCGCTGATGTGGGCGTGTGGGAGACACCTCTATGAATGCGCAGAGGGTGCCGGGCAGGGAACAACTCCTAATGAAAAGGACATTGCCACTAAGATGAGGGAACGCGCACAGTCGTGCTACGGCCATGATACCGTACAGGTGTGGCGAAACCATGTATTGGCTGGAGGGGACGATCCCCAGCTGAGGTCACTGTGGTATACACTCCATT TTATGAAACAGTACACTGAAAATGTGGAACAGAAGCAGCAGAGCAATAAACAGTCGCTGATCTACTCGGGCATCAAAAACATCGTCAAGTCCAGCTCTG GTACTACAGAGACATGGCGGTGCTGGTTGggttcagacagacagactgatgtaCCACGGTATCACAGCGAGGAGCGCAGTCTGGCTCTGCAGCTGTGTGGCTGGATCCGTCGAGGGCCAGACATCGATGTGGAGTCCTTTCTGAAGTCTCTGGAGCAGGAGGGCGAGTGGGAGAGAGCCGCAGCTGTTGCCCTCTTTAATCTCGACATCCGCAGGGCCATACAGATTCTTAATAAAGGAGCTTCCACAGAGAAAG GTGATCTGAATCTGAATGTTGTGGCGATGGCTCTGTCAGGTTACACCGATGAGAAGAACTCTCTGTGGAGAGAAATGTGCAGCTCTCTTAGACTCCAGCTGAAGAAGCCCTACCTGTGTATCATGTTTGCCTTCCTCACCAGTGAACCCGGAGCCTATGATGGAGTCTTG GATGAGAGTCGTGTGGCTGTCAGGGACCGGGTGGCCTTCGCATGCATGTTTTTAAATGACACTCAG TTGCCTCGTTTCATAGACAAGTTGACCAATGAGATGAAAGAGGCTGGTAACCTGGAGGGCGTTCTGCTGACAGGCCTGACCAAAGATGGAGTTGATCTCATGGAGAGTTATGTAGACCACACTGGAGACGTGCAGACGGCCAGTTTCTGCATGCTGAAG GGCTCCCCAGGGGAAGTGCTGAAGGACCCTCGAGTCCAGTGCTGGATTGAAAACTATCGGAATCTGCTGGACGCCTGGAGGTTCTGGCATAAACGGGCTGAATTTGACATTCATAGGAGCAAATTGGATCCCAGTTCAAAACCACTTGCACAG GTGTTTGTGAGCTGTAACTTCTGTGGAAAGTCTATATCATACAGCTGCTCAGCAATGCCACACCAGGGCCGTGGATTCAGTCAGTATGGGGTCAGTGGTTCACCCACTAAGTCAAAGGTCACCAGTTGCCCAGGATGTCGCAAACCGCTTCCACGTTGTGCTCTCTGCTTAATGAACATGGGCACCCCTGTGACCAGCTGTCCAG GCACAGGAAAACCAGACGAGAAAGTTGATCTCACACGAGACAAAAAACTGGCACAGTTCAATAACTGGTTCACCTGGTGCCACAACTGCCGGCATGGGGGTCACGCTGGTCACATGCTCAGCTGGTTCAG aGATCACAGCGAATGTCCCGTATCGGCCTGCACATGTAAATGCATGCAGCTGGATACCACAGGCAACCTGGTGCCTTCTGATAGTGTATAA